ATACGCCGGTCATCCGACGATCCGGCCCATGCCGATGCTTGCCCCGCCCGTTCCTAGCAGAGCCCGTCCTTGTCCGAGAACACACCCAACCCGGGCCGCGTCGCCGACGCGCCGATGTCCGCCGGTCATTGTTTCGCGATGGCGGCGATCATGCTGTCCGTCGCGCTCGCCTCGCTCGATACCGCCATCGCCAACACCGCACTGCCCGCGATGGCCGCGGATCTGCACGCAAGACCGGCGGCGTCCGTGTGGATCATCAACGCGTATCAGCTGGCGATGGTCGCGACGCTGCTGCCGCTCGCCGCGCTCGGCGATATCGTCGGGCACCGGCGCATTTATATCGCCGGAATCTGCGTGTTCACGGCGGCTTCGCTTGCCTGCGCGTTGTCGCCGACGTTGCCCTGGCTGGCAGGCGCGCGCGTCGTGCAGGGGCTGGGCGCGGCGGCCATCATGAGCGTCAATACGGCGCTCATCAAGCATCTGTATCCGCCGCATCAGTTGGGGCGCGGCGTCGGCCTGAACGCGCTGGTGGTGGGCGTGTCGTTTGCGGTCGGGCCGACGGTTGCGTCGCTGATTCTGTCGGTGGCCGACTGGCCGTGGCTGTTTGCCGTCAACGTGCCGCTTGGCGTGCTGGCGTTGTCGTTTGCGTTGCCGGGACTGCCGCGCACGCCGCGCGGCACACATCACTTCGACCGCGTCGCCGCACTGTTGAACGTGATTACGTTCGCCGCGCTGATTTTTGCACTGGGAGAAGCAGCGCAGCGCGCGCCATCGACGATCGTGCTCGGCGCGGCCGCCGTCGCGCTCGTGTTCGGGGCACTGCTGATGCGCCGCGAAGCCGGTCATCCGGCGCCGATGCTGCCCGTCGATCTGTTCAAGCTGCCCGTGTTCGCGCTGTCTGCCGTGACGGCCGTTTGCTCGTTCGCCGCGCAAGGGCTCGCGTTCGTCTCGCTGCCGTTCTATTTCGAAGACGTCTTGCATCGCAGCCAGGTGGAAACCGGCTTCCTGATGACGCCGTGGCCCGTGATCGTCGCGCTGGCTGCG
This genomic interval from Paraburkholderia sabiae contains the following:
- a CDS encoding MFS transporter, giving the protein MSAGHCFAMAAIMLSVALASLDTAIANTALPAMAADLHARPAASVWIINAYQLAMVATLLPLAALGDIVGHRRIYIAGICVFTAASLACALSPTLPWLAGARVVQGLGAAAIMSVNTALIKHLYPPHQLGRGVGLNALVVGVSFAVGPTVASLILSVADWPWLFAVNVPLGVLALSFALPGLPRTPRGTHHFDRVAALLNVITFAALIFALGEAAQRAPSTIVLGAAAVALVFGALLMRREAGHPAPMLPVDLFKLPVFALSAVTAVCSFAAQGLAFVSLPFYFEDVLHRSQVETGFLMTPWPVIVALAAPFAGRLSDRYPPGLLGAIGLAILCGGMASLAMLPAHPPVIDITIRMAICGAGFGFFQSPNLKALMASAPPNRSGGASGIIATSRLIGQTTGAALVALSFSIAGRHGPTLSLAAGALFAGAASVASGLRLFAPSHRAQTVVTTVTAKEQ